Proteins from one Thermococcus bergensis genomic window:
- a CDS encoding TIGR00266 family protein, whose product MRYEIIQRPSFSLVEVELEDGEAIKAEPGAMVHMSPNIEMETKTGGIFKALKRSMLGGESIFINTFRARGGKGSVGLAPPYMGDIEALELGGTLYAQSGAFLASSEGIEIDTKFGGAKTFFSREGLFLLKLSGEGTVFLSSFGGIYKKELRGERFIIDTGHLVAFTEGLDFKVRRVGGLKSTILGGEGLVAEFYGTGTLYIQTRSIDSFLGWLIPFLPKSRE is encoded by the coding sequence ATGAGATATGAGATTATTCAAAGACCAAGTTTTAGCTTAGTTGAGGTGGAGTTAGAGGATGGAGAAGCTATTAAGGCAGAACCCGGCGCTATGGTTCATATGAGCCCAAACATAGAAATGGAGACAAAGACAGGCGGGATTTTTAAAGCCCTAAAACGGTCAATGCTTGGAGGAGAAAGCATATTTATAAACACCTTTAGAGCCAGGGGAGGCAAAGGGAGCGTTGGACTGGCTCCGCCGTATATGGGGGATATAGAGGCTCTAGAGCTGGGAGGAACCCTCTATGCTCAGAGCGGAGCATTTTTAGCCAGCTCTGAGGGGATAGAGATAGATACCAAATTCGGTGGCGCAAAGACCTTTTTCTCAAGGGAGGGGCTTTTCCTGCTCAAACTAAGTGGAGAAGGAACAGTCTTCCTTTCAAGCTTTGGCGGGATATACAAAAAGGAGCTTAGGGGCGAAAGATTTATCATAGACACTGGCCATTTAGTGGCTTTTACAGAAGGCCTCGATTTCAAAGTAAGGAGAGTTGGGGGCCTAAAAAGCACAATTCTTGGCGGCGAAGGACTTGTTGCAGAATTCTATGGCACAGGAACATTATATATACAAACAAGGAGCATAGACAGCTTTTTAGGCTGGCTTATTCCTTTCCTGCCCAAATCACGAGAGTGA
- a CDS encoding endonuclease III domain-containing protein, with product MGTESRSLSLEGFTFEESWEEKKKRAEKIVETLMKTYPREKLLIGDPYRTLIHCIISQRMRDEVTYKVWEELFKKYKNIKTIANTPVEEMQEFLRKNGVGLWKTKGEWIVKTSQIILEKYNGKVPEDINELMKLPGIGRKCANIVLAYGFGKQAIPVDTHVNRISKRLGLAPLRVSPEKVEEYLKELIPKDLWIYVNHAMVDHGKRICKPTNPKCNECPLQNLCPYAKGQIKEEKIK from the coding sequence ATGGGAACAGAGTCACGCTCATTGAGCCTTGAGGGCTTCACCTTCGAGGAGAGCTGGGAAGAAAAGAAAAAGCGGGCCGAGAAGATAGTTGAAACCCTGATGAAGACCTACCCGAGAGAGAAACTCCTCATCGGAGACCCCTATAGGACTCTGATCCACTGCATAATCTCCCAGAGGATGAGGGATGAAGTGACTTACAAAGTGTGGGAGGAGCTGTTTAAGAAGTATAAGAACATCAAGACGATAGCTAACACGCCCGTCGAGGAGATGCAGGAATTTTTGAGAAAAAACGGTGTTGGCCTCTGGAAAACTAAGGGCGAGTGGATAGTAAAGACATCTCAAATAATTCTCGAAAAATACAACGGCAAAGTTCCAGAGGATATCAACGAGCTCATGAAGCTCCCGGGAATAGGACGAAAATGTGCAAACATAGTCTTGGCATACGGGTTCGGAAAGCAGGCAATTCCTGTTGATACCCACGTAAATAGAATCAGCAAAAGGTTAGGCCTGGCCCCTCTAAGGGTTTCACCTGAGAAAGTCGAAGAATACCTCAAAGAGTTAATCCCAAAGGATTTGTGGATATATGTGAACCACGCAATGGTTGACCACGGAAAGAGAATTTGCAAGCCCACAAACCCCAAATGCAACGAATGCCCCCTGCAGAACCTCTGCCCCTACGCAAAAGGCCAAATAAAGGAAGAAAAGATAAAGTAA
- a CDS encoding VanZ family protein, with translation MRLLRYLYLIFLACANLSPKVPSAGIAGGDKIAHFLEFFALGLMGEKTYMVFPVVFESLQLFIPGRTFSFMDMAANLIGFGVGYLIWRWWNESGNGRT, from the coding sequence ATGAGGCTTTTGAGGTATCTATACCTTATCTTTTTGGCCTGTGCTAATCTCTCTCCCAAAGTCCCCTCTGCTGGAATAGCAGGAGGAGACAAAATAGCCCATTTCTTGGAGTTCTTCGCTCTTGGCCTGATGGGTGAAAAGACCTATATGGTCTTTCCGGTCGTTTTTGAATCTCTACAGCTCTTTATTCCGGGAAGAACTTTTTCTTTTATGGACATGGCCGCAAATCTAATAGGGTTCGGAGTGGGTTACTTAATCTGGAGGTGGTGGAATGAAAGTGGTAACGGAAGAACTTAG
- a CDS encoding ABC transporter permease — protein sequence MDALTTMIYRQIKRFTRARSRVVGMIINPLIWLVFFGLGWSRVFDNPMARMVFGGVDYLTFLAPGIFAMTVFNMSFMGGVSVIWDKQFGFLKELLVAPASRKAGILGRMIGDSLVTLAQGAIILALTYPLAESLRLSGFIPALGIGFLLSMAFLGFGVSVALKMESMEGFQMVVMVIMLPLTFLSGAMYPIDTMPDWMKVLAYINPLTYAVDGARHFLIGEHVAKFALATDVGVLALLAFLLVGIAMIEFEKATIG from the coding sequence ATGGATGCCCTGACGACTATGATTTACAGACAGATCAAGCGGTTCACGAGGGCGAGGTCAAGGGTGGTGGGCATGATAATCAACCCTCTCATCTGGCTCGTCTTCTTTGGCCTCGGCTGGAGCAGGGTCTTCGACAATCCCATGGCGAGAATGGTCTTTGGAGGGGTGGATTACCTCACCTTCCTCGCGCCGGGCATCTTCGCCATGACGGTCTTCAACATGAGCTTCATGGGTGGAGTGAGCGTCATCTGGGACAAGCAGTTCGGTTTTTTGAAGGAGCTACTCGTTGCTCCCGCTTCAAGGAAGGCGGGAATCCTAGGGAGGATGATTGGCGACTCACTAGTGACGCTGGCGCAAGGTGCCATAATACTTGCCCTCACCTACCCGCTCGCGGAGAGCCTCAGGCTGAGCGGCTTCATTCCCGCCCTTGGAATCGGCTTCCTGCTCTCGATGGCATTCTTGGGCTTTGGGGTCAGTGTGGCCCTCAAGATGGAGAGCATGGAAGGCTTCCAGATGGTGGTGATGGTCATCATGCTACCGCTAACCTTCCTGAGCGGCGCGATGTATCCAATAGACACGATGCCCGACTGGATGAAGGTCTTAGCTTACATCAACCCGCTGACATATGCCGTTGATGGTGCGAGGCACTTTCTCATTGGGGAGCATGTAGCGAAGTTTGCCCTGGCTACTGATGTTGGAGTCCTAGCCTTACTGGCTTTCCTCCTTGTGGGGATAGCCATGATTGAATTTGAAAAAGCGACAATAGGGTGA
- a CDS encoding PadR family transcriptional regulator gives MEKPKFKGHLKLLVLKLLEEGPLHGYGIMAELEKRYGMPHPSPGTIYPILASLKRAGLIEVAGEGKRDKKLYRITEKGKEYLREHEYEVNEAIETAERFREFARLGGRDLAEVLKEVFNSVNEMSGEQKRALAKEFSEFTKRVRLILLGEIPGGKENG, from the coding sequence ATGGAGAAACCAAAGTTTAAAGGCCACTTGAAACTCCTCGTGCTAAAGCTCCTTGAGGAAGGCCCACTCCACGGGTACGGTATAATGGCAGAGCTGGAAAAGAGGTACGGCATGCCTCATCCCAGCCCGGGCACGATTTATCCAATCCTTGCTTCCCTCAAAAGGGCTGGCCTCATCGAAGTCGCCGGTGAGGGAAAGAGGGACAAGAAGCTCTACCGCATAACCGAGAAGGGGAAAGAATACCTCCGAGAGCACGAGTACGAGGTGAATGAAGCTATTGAGACCGCAGAGCGCTTTAGAGAGTTCGCTCGTCTAGGTGGCAGGGATCTGGCAGAGGTGCTCAAGGAAGTCTTTAACTCCGTTAACGAGATGAGTGGGGAGCAGAAGAGGGCCCTGGCGAAGGAGTTCTCCGAGTTTACGAAGAGGGTCAGGCTGATTCTATTGGGCGAGATACCAGGGGGAAAGGAAAATGGGTGA
- a CDS encoding M48 family metallopeptidase, which translates to MPEIDLRGKKIKYDVNVRKVRYVRIYVSPEGMLYVVSPTRRVERFLKEKEDWILSKLERIEEAKKIQGFPYLGKFYPSKDGKVFIGNRVLDLSDKRKLEGTLKDELRALIMPLIEERAISLGVEPRKVFIRKQKTRWGSCSPKGNLSFNLAMLALPPELIDYLVTHEVAHLVEMNHSKRFWKIVEQFHPDWRRKRKELKDWWIIVHNNPVWREILEGEK; encoded by the coding sequence ATGCCGGAAATAGACCTTAGAGGTAAGAAAATCAAGTATGACGTCAACGTTAGAAAAGTGAGGTACGTGAGAATCTACGTGAGCCCGGAGGGCATGCTTTACGTTGTTTCTCCAACGAGAAGAGTTGAAAGGTTTCTAAAAGAAAAAGAAGACTGGATACTCTCAAAGTTGGAAAGGATAGAGGAAGCAAAAAAGATTCAAGGGTTTCCATATCTCGGAAAGTTTTATCCATCCAAAGATGGAAAAGTTTTCATCGGCAACAGAGTTCTAGACCTTTCAGACAAAAGAAAGCTTGAGGGAACTCTAAAAGACGAACTTAGGGCATTGATAATGCCTCTTATTGAAGAACGTGCCATAAGTCTGGGTGTTGAACCAAGAAAAGTCTTCATTAGAAAGCAGAAGACGAGATGGGGAAGCTGTTCCCCAAAGGGAAACCTGAGCTTCAATCTGGCAATGCTCGCTCTTCCTCCTGAGCTCATTGACTACCTTGTGACACATGAAGTAGCCCACCTTGTAGAGATGAACCACTCCAAGAGATTTTGGAAGATAGTAGAACAATTCCATCCAGACTGGAGGAGAAAGAGGAAAGAACTTAAAGATTGGTGGATAATTGTTCATAACAACCCGGTATGGAGGGAAATTTTGGAGGGAGAAAAATGA
- a CDS encoding acetate--CoA ligase family protein produces MKEEALKVIEEVLAQGRKALVEYEAKQVLKAYGLPVPEEKLAKTLDEAIKYANEIGYPVAMKLMSPQILHKSDAKVVMLNIKNDEELKKKWEEIHENARKYRPDAEILGVLIAPMLKPGREIIIGVTEDPQFGHAIMFGLGGIFVEILKDVTFRIIPIEEKDAWEMIRSIKGYPILAGARGEPPADMKAIVDMMLKVSQLVDDLKDYIKEMDLNPVFVYPEGEGAVIVDARIILK; encoded by the coding sequence ATGAAAGAAGAAGCTTTGAAAGTGATTGAAGAGGTCTTGGCTCAAGGTAGGAAGGCTTTAGTTGAATACGAAGCAAAGCAGGTTTTAAAAGCCTATGGTCTGCCAGTTCCAGAGGAAAAGCTCGCCAAAACCCTCGACGAGGCCATAAAGTACGCAAACGAAATAGGGTACCCAGTTGCCATGAAACTCATGTCTCCACAAATCCTTCACAAAAGCGATGCAAAAGTCGTTATGCTCAACATAAAGAACGATGAAGAGCTTAAGAAGAAATGGGAAGAGATACACGAGAACGCAAGGAAGTACAGACCGGATGCTGAAATTCTTGGTGTTCTCATAGCCCCAATGCTCAAGCCCGGAAGGGAAATCATCATTGGTGTCACTGAGGACCCACAGTTCGGTCACGCAATAATGTTCGGCCTTGGTGGAATATTCGTCGAGATCCTCAAGGATGTGACGTTCAGGATAATCCCAATTGAAGAAAAAGACGCATGGGAAATGATAAGGAGCATCAAAGGATACCCAATCCTAGCCGGAGCAAGAGGAGAACCACCAGCAGACATGAAGGCCATCGTGGACATGATGCTGAAAGTTTCACAGCTCGTTGATGACCTCAAGGATTACATAAAGGAGATGGATCTAAACCCAGTCTTCGTTTATCCCGAAGGAGAAGGAGCAGTCATCGTTGACGCAAGAATTATTTTGAAGTGA
- a CDS encoding MBL fold metallo-hydrolase, protein MRVILLGSGSYSGTPKALCNCENCTRARKFPQYRRTRFSMYIPKIKALIDPSPDLYYHLRHLNEKVENVFITHPHFDHIAGLPELQVFKEVTFYSHEKTLHVAKLLQETFLGEREWRYTPLDFNRWYEFGNFRVKHFPVVHQPGEVAGGFILEIGEKKIAITGDTGPEILKDERVLQEIQGADLLVSEMTHKHSIPKTHLGVEDAIKLAQMVGANKTLFVHISHSNYTHEGLEEKVREIGIVGRDFMHLKI, encoded by the coding sequence ATGAGGGTTATCCTTCTGGGTTCCGGCTCATATAGCGGGACACCTAAAGCGTTGTGTAACTGCGAGAACTGCACGAGAGCGAGAAAGTTCCCGCAGTACAGAAGAACAAGGTTTTCTATGTATATCCCCAAGATAAAAGCCCTCATAGACCCCTCTCCAGACTTATATTACCACCTAAGGCATCTTAACGAAAAAGTCGAGAACGTTTTCATAACGCATCCTCACTTTGACCATATTGCCGGGCTTCCCGAGCTGCAGGTTTTCAAAGAGGTGACCTTCTACTCCCATGAGAAAACTCTCCACGTTGCAAAGCTATTACAGGAAACGTTCTTAGGAGAGAGGGAGTGGAGATACACCCCATTAGACTTCAATAGATGGTATGAGTTTGGAAACTTTAGGGTGAAGCATTTTCCGGTTGTTCACCAGCCAGGAGAGGTTGCAGGAGGCTTTATCTTGGAGATAGGAGAAAAGAAAATCGCCATAACCGGGGACACCGGACCGGAGATCTTGAAAGATGAAAGGGTACTACAGGAGATCCAAGGAGCTGACCTTCTGGTTTCCGAGATGACCCACAAACACTCAATCCCCAAAACTCATCTTGGAGTTGAGGATGCCATTAAGCTTGCCCAGATGGTTGGTGCGAATAAAACGCTCTTCGTGCATATAAGCCACTCAAACTACACCCACGAGGGGCTGGAAGAAAAAGTTAGAGAGATAGGAATAGTTGGAAGGGACTTCATGCATCTTAAAATTTAG
- a CDS encoding ATP-binding cassette domain-containing protein, translated as MGDAIIVENLIKKYGDFEAVKGVSFRVKQGEIFAFLGPNGAGKTTTVHVLTTLLKPTSGRAIVAGHDVVKEPMEVRKRIGIVFQDTSLDRELTAWENMYIHGRIYGLKGSELKDKIERLLKFVELWEFKDKPVKTFSGGMQRRLEIARSLLHEPEVLFLDEPTIGLDPQTRAHIWDYIQAMKEEHNMTIFLTTHYMDEAEQLADRIAIIDHGKIIAEGTAEELKKLVGNDVIYLKLDAPEELKCLQGEFIRGCKVLPDGRVALEVDNAAEALPRLFELANERGIKIIEVTYHRPTLNDVFLHLTGREIRDESPENPMAAFMRMRMRR; from the coding sequence ATGGGTGATGCCATCATCGTTGAGAACCTCATCAAGAAGTACGGCGACTTTGAGGCCGTTAAAGGGGTCTCCTTCAGGGTTAAGCAGGGGGAGATATTCGCATTCCTCGGGCCGAACGGCGCCGGGAAAACAACAACAGTCCACGTGCTCACCACCCTCCTGAAGCCCACCTCCGGGAGGGCCATCGTTGCGGGCCACGACGTCGTTAAGGAGCCGATGGAAGTGAGGAAACGGATAGGTATAGTCTTCCAGGATACGAGCCTCGACAGAGAGCTTACCGCATGGGAGAACATGTATATTCACGGGAGAATCTACGGGCTGAAGGGGAGCGAGTTGAAAGATAAGATAGAGCGCCTCCTCAAGTTCGTCGAGCTGTGGGAGTTCAAGGATAAGCCCGTGAAGACCTTTAGTGGGGGAATGCAGCGCAGGCTTGAGATAGCGCGCTCCCTACTCCACGAGCCTGAGGTTCTCTTCCTCGATGAGCCGACGATAGGTCTCGACCCGCAGACGAGGGCGCACATCTGGGATTATATACAGGCCATGAAGGAGGAGCACAACATGACGATTTTTCTTACGACCCACTATATGGATGAGGCAGAGCAGTTAGCGGACAGGATAGCCATCATAGACCATGGGAAGATAATAGCGGAGGGCACAGCAGAAGAGCTCAAAAAGCTCGTTGGAAACGATGTGATATACCTCAAGCTCGACGCTCCCGAGGAGCTGAAGTGCCTCCAGGGCGAGTTCATCAGGGGTTGTAAGGTTCTTCCCGACGGCAGGGTTGCTCTCGAAGTGGACAACGCCGCCGAAGCGCTTCCGAGGCTCTTCGAGCTTGCAAATGAGAGAGGCATCAAAATCATCGAGGTTACCTACCACCGCCCGACGCTCAACGACGTCTTCCTTCACCTGACTGGCAGGGAGATAAGGGACGAAAGCCCTGAAAACCCGATGGCAGCCTTCATGAGAATGAGGATGAGGAGGTGA
- a CDS encoding acetate--CoA ligase family protein, with product MESPKIVEELKPFFEPRAVAIIGATDKKGKVGNVIFENFKRNKEKGIFKGNIYPVNPKLDEIDGYKVYKSVKELPNDTDLAVISIPAPFVPGTMKEIAEKGIKAVVIITGGFGELGEEGKKMEEEILQIARENGIRVIGPNCVGVYVPDTGVDTVFLPDEKMDRPKSGPIAFVSQSGAFAAAMLDWAALAGIGIGKMVSYGNKIDVDDADLMDYFIYDDSIKVVTFYIEGVKDGRKFMEAAKRITKVKPVIALKSGKTEYGAKAASSHTGSLAGADVIYDAVFKQTGILRAEDFEHMFDVAKAFAKCKLPKGDRVGIITDGGGAGVMASDAVAKFGLKMAELSEETIKYLKEHFPPHAVAGNPTDVVGDTDAQRYKYAIEAFVNDPNVDAIVVIVLFQVPLLNEEEIIEILADYAKKSEKPILAVAMGGKKTEHYAKILEEKGVPVYPTPERGVRALAGLVQYAKYLEKLKKE from the coding sequence ATGGAAAGTCCAAAAATTGTTGAAGAGCTCAAACCATTCTTCGAGCCCAGGGCTGTCGCAATCATCGGAGCTACAGACAAAAAGGGAAAAGTTGGAAACGTCATTTTTGAAAACTTCAAAAGGAACAAAGAAAAAGGCATTTTCAAAGGAAATATCTATCCAGTAAACCCCAAGCTTGATGAAATCGACGGGTACAAAGTGTACAAGAGCGTAAAGGAGCTTCCAAATGATACAGATCTGGCAGTAATCTCAATTCCCGCCCCCTTTGTGCCCGGTACAATGAAAGAGATCGCTGAGAAGGGAATAAAGGCAGTGGTCATTATCACCGGTGGTTTTGGAGAGCTTGGTGAAGAAGGAAAGAAAATGGAGGAAGAGATTCTCCAAATAGCAAGGGAAAACGGAATAAGGGTCATAGGACCCAACTGTGTTGGTGTCTATGTCCCCGACACTGGTGTTGACACCGTCTTCCTTCCCGATGAAAAAATGGACAGGCCTAAGAGCGGGCCAATAGCTTTTGTTTCTCAAAGTGGTGCTTTTGCCGCAGCAATGCTCGACTGGGCAGCTTTGGCAGGAATAGGAATTGGGAAGATGGTAAGCTACGGTAACAAAATAGACGTGGACGATGCAGATTTAATGGACTACTTCATTTACGATGACTCTATAAAGGTCGTTACATTCTACATAGAGGGAGTAAAGGACGGTAGAAAATTCATGGAAGCTGCAAAGAGAATAACGAAAGTGAAGCCAGTTATAGCCCTTAAGAGCGGAAAGACAGAATATGGTGCGAAGGCTGCTTCATCCCACACCGGAAGCTTGGCAGGAGCTGATGTAATTTATGACGCAGTCTTTAAGCAGACGGGGATTTTGAGGGCAGAGGACTTCGAGCACATGTTTGACGTCGCAAAGGCATTTGCAAAGTGCAAGCTTCCAAAAGGAGACAGAGTTGGAATAATAACAGACGGTGGCGGAGCAGGAGTTATGGCAAGCGATGCAGTTGCTAAATTTGGCCTCAAAATGGCCGAGCTTAGCGAAGAGACCATCAAATATCTAAAAGAGCACTTCCCACCACACGCAGTTGCAGGAAATCCGACTGATGTCGTTGGAGATACCGATGCCCAGAGGTACAAATACGCAATTGAGGCTTTTGTAAACGATCCAAACGTTGATGCAATAGTAGTAATTGTTCTCTTCCAGGTGCCGCTCTTGAACGAGGAAGAGATAATAGAAATCCTCGCAGACTACGCAAAGAAGAGCGAAAAGCCAATACTCGCAGTTGCCATGGGAGGTAAGAAGACAGAACACTATGCAAAGATACTTGAAGAGAAGGGAGTTCCCGTATATCCGACGCCGGAAAGAGGTGTTAGAGCTTTGGCAGGTTTAGTCCAATACGCTAAATATCTTGAAAAGTTAAAGAAAGAGTGA
- a CDS encoding secondary thiamine-phosphate synthase enzyme YjbQ, whose product MKVVTEELRFSTKGEIDLIDITSEVEEIVERSEITNGQVLVFVPGATGAVVTIEHETGLLEDFKRILKEIVPKSAGYKHDLIDNNAHSHLRATLLGPSLVLPVVDGKVVRGIWQQIFFVELDVRPRRRKVVVQVMGE is encoded by the coding sequence ATGAAAGTGGTAACGGAAGAACTTAGATTTTCCACGAAAGGCGAAATCGACTTGATAGATATAACCTCTGAAGTTGAGGAGATAGTGGAAAGGAGTGAAATCACAAATGGCCAGGTTCTTGTGTTTGTTCCCGGAGCAACTGGGGCTGTGGTGACGATAGAACACGAAACTGGTCTTCTTGAAGATTTTAAAAGAATTCTGAAAGAGATCGTGCCTAAAAGTGCCGGCTACAAGCATGATTTGATAGACAACAATGCCCACTCCCACCTAAGGGCTACTCTTTTGGGCCCTTCACTGGTGCTTCCGGTTGTTGATGGGAAGGTCGTTAGGGGAATATGGCAGCAGATATTCTTTGTGGAGCTTGACGTAAGACCAAGAAGGAGAAAGGTGGTTGTTCAGGTAATGGGAGAGTGA
- a CDS encoding phosphoglycerate kinase, producing the protein MFKLTEFNYDGKTVFFRADLNSPVKNGKIISDARFRAVLPTIRYLLEHNAKVVVGTHQSKPYEEDYLTTEQHAEVLGSLLSTEVKYVEDIFGKCAREAISSLKPGEILMLENLRFAAEETKQAPLEKCENTYFVRKLSPLVDYVVTDAFAAAHRSQPSLVGFARLKPMISGFLMESELEALNKAYESNERPKVYVLGGAKVDDSLKVAENVLKNGKADLILTGGLVGQIFTLAKGFDLGDANISFLEKKGLIELIEWAEKILNEFYPYIRTPVDFAVEYKGERVEIDLLSDKKWIFDERPIMDIGSRTIEKYSEILQDAAIIVANGPMGVFEMEEFAEGTVEVFRAIGKSKAFSVVGGGHSIASIEKHNITGISHISTGGGAMLSFFAGEKLPLVEALKISYEKFKNVEKR; encoded by the coding sequence ATGTTTAAGCTGACAGAATTTAACTATGACGGAAAAACAGTCTTTTTCAGGGCAGATTTAAACTCCCCTGTCAAAAACGGAAAGATAATCAGCGATGCCCGATTTAGGGCCGTCCTACCCACCATAAGGTACCTACTCGAACACAACGCAAAGGTCGTTGTTGGAACTCACCAGAGCAAGCCCTATGAGGAAGATTACCTGACTACAGAACAGCATGCCGAAGTATTAGGCTCTCTGCTCAGTACTGAGGTAAAATACGTGGAAGATATTTTCGGAAAATGCGCAAGGGAAGCGATAAGCTCTCTAAAACCCGGTGAAATACTGATGCTGGAAAACCTCCGATTTGCGGCAGAAGAGACCAAACAAGCACCCCTAGAAAAGTGTGAGAATACGTATTTCGTTAGGAAGCTTAGCCCCCTTGTAGATTACGTAGTCACAGATGCATTTGCCGCAGCTCATCGATCACAGCCCTCTTTAGTTGGTTTTGCAAGGCTAAAACCTATGATATCCGGTTTTCTGATGGAGAGCGAGCTGGAAGCACTGAATAAAGCATACGAAAGCAATGAAAGACCCAAAGTCTACGTGCTGGGTGGAGCAAAAGTTGATGATTCACTTAAAGTTGCCGAGAATGTGCTGAAAAATGGAAAAGCCGACTTAATTCTAACCGGCGGTTTAGTAGGCCAAATCTTTACTCTGGCAAAAGGATTCGACCTTGGAGATGCGAACATAAGTTTTCTTGAGAAAAAAGGACTGATAGAGCTTATAGAGTGGGCCGAGAAAATATTGAACGAATTCTACCCATATATAAGAACTCCAGTGGACTTTGCAGTCGAATACAAAGGTGAGAGAGTCGAAATCGACTTGCTAAGTGATAAAAAGTGGATTTTTGATGAGAGACCGATCATGGACATAGGAAGCAGAACAATAGAAAAATACAGTGAGATACTTCAAGATGCTGCAATAATAGTAGCAAACGGCCCAATGGGAGTCTTTGAGATGGAAGAGTTTGCAGAGGGAACCGTAGAAGTTTTCAGAGCCATAGGAAAGAGCAAGGCATTCTCAGTAGTTGGTGGAGGACATTCAATAGCAAGCATAGAAAAACACAACATAACAGGGATATCGCACATAAGCACGGGCGGCGGAGCAATGTTATCCTTCTTTGCCGGAGAAAAACTTCCTCTTGTCGAAGCGCTTAAAATAAGCTACGAAAAATTCAAAAATGTGGAAAAAAGATAA
- a CDS encoding DUF6849 domain-containing protein codes for MRIILKPLFDVELPAGFEEIIRSKLRGKEVKTGETVEIDLLGKPLTFKVVLADPSPMKVSKNTRIEIKKSEVNEITIEFDEDVRKVLPFSKGLVIVLQNDVRIYNWNGQKLYSREFEELKEVRVAEGKVVVVHGNRVTLIEP; via the coding sequence ATGAGGATTATACTCAAGCCCCTCTTTGATGTTGAGCTCCCGGCCGGCTTTGAAGAAATCATTCGTTCGAAATTAAGGGGTAAAGAAGTAAAGACGGGTGAGACCGTTGAGATAGACCTCCTCGGGAAGCCTCTGACCTTTAAAGTCGTCCTCGCCGACCCCAGTCCAATGAAGGTATCAAAAAACACCAGAATAGAAATAAAGAAGAGCGAGGTAAATGAGATAACCATTGAATTCGATGAAGACGTCAGAAAAGTACTCCCCTTCTCGAAGGGCCTTGTCATTGTCCTCCAAAACGATGTTCGAATCTATAACTGGAACGGGCAAAAACTTTATAGCAGGGAGTTCGAGGAACTGAAAGAAGTTAGGGTGGCGGAAGGAAAGGTGGTGGTAGTCCATGGGAACAGAGTCACGCTCATTGAGCCTTGA
- a CDS encoding sugar phosphate isomerase/epimerase family protein, with translation MIGTSTQCLFDKSLSVALNKIKNLSIDFVEIVNEGYHELNRYNYRAHRDFLEENGLKSVIHAPFSDINIGALNEKIRRTSLKLIFETLEIAHEMGSLLVVIHPAHKSPLSGRFPKAYEKVQRRSLEEIDRVAEKIGVRVALENMPSFWILDGQTPDRIAELVDGTNLGVTFDIGHLNTTTKNFDEFIGLLKDRIVHAHLSDNDGTKDSHLALGEGTVPWKEVLEKLPKVPMSVEVKTFEGTTKSIKFLKELQSNI, from the coding sequence GTGATAGGTACATCAACTCAGTGCCTATTTGACAAAAGCCTAAGTGTCGCTCTCAACAAAATTAAGAATCTCAGCATTGATTTTGTTGAAATTGTCAATGAAGGGTATCACGAGCTCAACAGGTATAACTACAGAGCGCACAGAGATTTTCTAGAGGAAAACGGTTTAAAAAGCGTTATTCACGCTCCCTTCAGCGATATAAACATAGGAGCGTTAAACGAAAAAATAAGAAGGACTTCGCTTAAACTCATCTTTGAAACCCTTGAAATAGCACACGAAATGGGCTCTCTGCTGGTGGTAATTCATCCAGCACACAAATCCCCCCTAAGCGGAAGGTTTCCCAAAGCATATGAAAAAGTTCAAAGACGTTCTCTCGAAGAAATAGACCGCGTAGCGGAAAAAATAGGCGTGAGGGTTGCTTTAGAGAACATGCCCTCCTTCTGGATACTCGATGGTCAAACCCCGGATAGAATAGCAGAACTCGTTGACGGCACTAATCTGGGCGTGACGTTTGACATAGGTCATTTAAATACAACAACCAAGAACTTTGACGAGTTCATTGGACTCTTAAAAGATAGAATAGTACATGCGCACCTAAGCGACAATGATGGCACAAAGGACTCTCATCTTGCTTTGGGAGAAGGCACAGTCCCCTGGAAAGAAGTCTTGGAAAAATTACCCAAAGTCCCCATGTCTGTAGAGGTAAAAACATTCGAGGGCACTACTAAAAGCATCAAATTTTTGAAGGAACTCCAAAGCAATATTTGA